A region from the Halomarina litorea genome encodes:
- the tmcA gene encoding tRNA(Met) cytidine acetyltransferase TmcA — protein sequence MHPRVDAAVRALREEARRTNERRLLVLAGSHDACLDALPDVFEAGDVADPVLVGHRDPGTASVERHEPRRADALLGTTRECVVVDGHEECRPNALGRAVGAVDGGGLLVLLAPPLDEWSRRRDRFDETLAAPPATVEDVSGRFRQRLVSLLRAHRGVAIVDVDSEVVEREGLTDPAPARPQASPTLPETHAFPRVAYEACRTADQIAALRAFERLRDPSTAVVLEADRGRGKSSAAGLAAGSLAAAGRDVLVTAPDRRGAGELFARAREVLDALGVLADRGDEVGEGNGELRAAEGGRVRFVPPLEASEFPDDPDVVLVDEAAGLPVSLLSSLLGRVPVGFATTVHGYEGAGRGFAVRFRERLAESDCEVVDVSMAEPIRYAGTDPVEPWAFRALLLDASPAVELLVADATPDSVEYARPTPDDLLADEHLLRELFGLLVLAHYRTEPDDLARLLDAPNLSARCLVHGGHVVSVALLAREGGFDADTCERIYREGRVQGNMLPDLMTGQLRDPDVGRPLGVRVVRIATHPSVQSSGLGTELLDSIHREFGDEVDWFGTSYGATPRLLDFWRANGYHSVHLSATRNATSGEHSVAMLRPAAPAPAPDHVTARHARWFRQRVGDVLGDTLSEVDADVVRGTLAAFDSPVVTDLSDREWRLIASAAFGPGQFDMHPGPFRRLALRTLTDPAFDLDPRQERLLVRRVLQFHDWESVADELDFYSKSGARRELGQTFAALVAGYGTKAARDERDRYG from the coding sequence ATGCACCCACGCGTCGACGCCGCCGTCCGCGCCCTCCGCGAGGAGGCGCGACGGACGAACGAGCGCCGACTGCTGGTCCTCGCGGGGAGCCACGACGCCTGCCTCGACGCCCTCCCCGACGTCTTCGAGGCTGGCGACGTCGCGGACCCGGTCCTCGTGGGGCACCGCGACCCCGGCACGGCGAGCGTCGAACGCCACGAACCCCGGCGAGCCGACGCCCTCCTCGGCACCACCCGCGAGTGCGTCGTCGTCGACGGCCACGAGGAGTGTCGTCCGAACGCCCTCGGGCGGGCCGTCGGCGCGGTGGACGGCGGAGGCCTGCTGGTCCTCCTCGCGCCGCCCCTCGACGAGTGGAGCCGTCGGAGAGACCGCTTCGACGAGACGCTCGCCGCCCCGCCCGCGACGGTCGAGGACGTCTCCGGGCGCTTCCGCCAGCGACTCGTCTCGCTCCTGCGCGCCCATCGGGGGGTCGCTATCGTCGACGTCGATTCGGAAGTCGTCGAACGCGAGGGACTGACCGACCCCGCACCCGCCCGCCCGCAGGCATCCCCGACGCTCCCCGAGACGCACGCCTTCCCGCGCGTCGCCTACGAGGCCTGCCGGACCGCCGACCAGATTGCGGCGCTGCGGGCGTTCGAGCGTCTGCGCGACCCGAGCACCGCGGTCGTCCTCGAAGCCGACCGGGGGCGCGGGAAGTCGAGCGCCGCCGGCCTCGCCGCCGGATCACTCGCCGCGGCGGGCCGGGACGTTCTCGTCACCGCACCCGACCGGCGCGGCGCCGGGGAACTGTTCGCCCGCGCACGCGAGGTGCTCGATGCCCTCGGCGTCCTCGCCGACCGAGGCGACGAGGTCGGCGAGGGGAACGGCGAACTCCGGGCCGCAGAGGGCGGCCGGGTCCGCTTCGTCCCGCCCCTCGAAGCCAGCGAGTTTCCCGACGACCCGGACGTGGTCCTCGTGGACGAGGCGGCTGGCCTCCCCGTCTCGCTGCTCTCCTCGCTCCTCGGGCGAGTCCCAGTCGGGTTCGCCACGACCGTCCACGGCTACGAGGGTGCCGGACGCGGGTTCGCGGTCCGGTTCCGCGAACGCCTCGCGGAGAGCGACTGCGAGGTGGTCGACGTGTCGATGGCTGAACCAATCCGCTACGCCGGGACCGACCCCGTCGAACCGTGGGCGTTCCGGGCGCTCCTCCTCGATGCGAGTCCGGCCGTGGAACTCCTCGTCGCCGACGCCACCCCCGACTCCGTCGAGTACGCCCGCCCAACCCCGGACGACCTGCTGGCGGACGAACACCTCCTCAGAGAGCTGTTCGGCCTGCTGGTCCTCGCGCACTACCGCACCGAACCGGACGATTTGGCGAGACTGCTGGACGCCCCGAACCTCTCGGCGCGCTGTCTGGTCCACGGGGGCCACGTCGTGAGCGTCGCCCTCCTCGCCCGCGAAGGCGGGTTCGATGCCGACACCTGCGAGCGAATCTACCGGGAGGGTCGGGTACAGGGCAACATGCTCCCCGACCTGATGACGGGGCAACTGCGCGACCCGGACGTGGGTCGGCCACTCGGGGTCCGCGTCGTCCGCATCGCCACCCACCCATCCGTGCAGTCGTCGGGACTCGGGACCGAACTGCTCGATTCGATACACCGGGAGTTCGGCGACGAGGTGGACTGGTTCGGGACGAGTTACGGCGCGACACCCCGCCTGCTCGACTTCTGGCGGGCGAACGGCTACCACTCGGTCCACCTCTCGGCGACGCGCAACGCCACCAGCGGAGAACACAGCGTGGCGATGCTTCGGCCGGCGGCCCCGGCCCCCGCTCCGGACCACGTCACCGCCCGACACGCCCGCTGGTTCCGCCAGCGGGTAGGCGACGTACTCGGCGACACCCTCTCGGAGGTGGACGCGGACGTGGTCCGGGGTACGCTCGCGGCGTTCGACTCGCCCGTCGTGACGGACCTCTCGGACCGCGAGTGGCGACTGATCGCCAGCGCCGCCTTCGGCCCCGGCCAGTTCGACATGCACCCCGGCCCGTTCCGCCGACTCGCCCTCCGTACC